In Daphnia magna isolate NIES linkage group LG7, ASM2063170v1.1, whole genome shotgun sequence, a single genomic region encodes these proteins:
- the LOC116926755 gene encoding zinc finger RNA-binding protein isoform X6: MASNNPYFNNFIPAGNQQAAGTQAYGASAGPSPGYSAGGHSAPAAGQTSYDTAYPNTAAFAAGYYGFPGKPNYEPSKNYFPGPPGPAHAYLHHQPGPKPPQMGGGGGGGQMSGNKSGHGGGQGGPKTRGRYFAGGFNQRWTSSTTQQLHYCEVCKISCASPQTYKDHLDGQKHKKKEAAVRTGLPMVPTPRTGAALHCELCNVTCTSSDAYAAHIRGTKHQKVVKLHTKLGKPIPPAEPQLIHSKTGGSTGTAPATPVTTTTIATTATTVSAVTTTPAVTTTSAATAATPTPTVPAPTSTTAVVKVVAATPKINFLGGNYLNTHVGSKSNGSESEAALVTTTTAQASQIIKKEEVPMTAAVATETAQAVVAQWEEEKVIQPVGQDYVEELRGGDGKITGFNCRLCDCRFNDVNAKDMHLKGRRHRIMYKKKVDPNLVVEAKGWPALRQKNKTMPGWQERRKPNEGGWEGNENYEEMPQAPSSMEDGNQPRPPAYWASPSRGGLRHGGISMGLPPPPQYFPTGSLPMGLPNPAMRKPESSDDRHVMAKHSEIYPSEAELEAIQTLVSYVERSLKLVSDQLTHQPEDKTKVSETQSSNDLAQSPVPAVAAPAASQADVPVPVPPVAPATTPTATPAPALVPAAAATNGPAQPQRMLKGVMRVGLLAKGLLLKGDRTVQLVVLCSQPPTYQLLDRVAQALPAHLSVVAPSITFNVETLPNEAVVMVKSVQGHGLAGDILVKVSLTSPVVREEQLAAAAAAATVATNGTTSTGNDVDMKDAAAIKEGRLNTKDCLHSLALLRRAKWFQARANTLQNCVLVIRVMRDFCMRSPVWSNLELWAIELIVERAAFSAGTPLSAGDALRRVFETISAGILLSTNDGWGPGIGDPCEKDAVDVCSNLTAQEREDMTSSAQQALRQIAFRQIFKVLGMSKPLSSGSRSFNKASPAAAGPSPGKKRPRENSTSDTISPEAGEVPTDLKKEKIEGQDA; encoded by the exons ATGGCATCCAACAACCCGTACTTTAACAACTTCATCCCGGCTGGAAATCAACAAGC AGCTGGGACGCAAGCGTACGGAGCTTCGGCCGGACCAAGCCCGGGCTATTCCGCCGGTGGCCACTCGGCCCCGGCTGCGGGCCAAACCTCCTACGACACGGCCTATCCTAACACGGCGGCTTTTGCTG CAGGCTATTATGGTTTCCCTGGCAAACCAAACTATGAACCATCAAAAAACTATTTCCCAGGACCACCAG GACCAG CGCATGCTTACTTGCATCATCAGCCTGGACCTAAGCCACCCCAAATGGGTGGAGGGGGTGGAGGAGGCCAAATGTCCGGAAACAAATCTGGTCACGGTGGCGGACAAGGTGGGCCGAAAACCCGTGGTCGTTACTTCGCCGGTGGTTTCAATCAGCGTTGGACCAGCAGTACGACTCAACAACTCCATTACTGTGAAGTTTGCAAAATTTCCTGTGCAA GTCCTCAGACTTACAAAGACCATTTGGATGGTCAAAAGCACAAGAAAAAGGAGGCAGCCGTCCGTACTGGCCTCCCTATG GTTCCCACCCCTAGGACTGGAGCTGCCTTGCACTGTGAACTTTGCAATGTGACGTGCACTTCTTCAGATGCCTATGCAGCGCACATTCGTGGAACAAAACATCAAAAG GTCGTTAAATTACACACGAAACTAGGCAAACCAATCCCTCCAGCAGAACCACAGTTGATTCATTCGAAAACGGGTGGCTCAACTGGAACCGCACCGGCTACACCAGTTACTACAACTACTATAGCCACTACAGCCACAACGGTCAGCGCGGTGACCACTACGCCTGCTGTTACCACTACATCCGCCGCAACGGCCGCTACCCCTACACCTACGGTACCTGCACCTACATCTACAACAGCAGTCGTCAAAGTAGTGGCTGCAACGCCTAAAATCAATTTTCTGG GTGGAAACTATTTAAATACTCATGTTGGATCAAAATCTAACGGATCTGAAAGTGAGGCTGCGCTCGTTACGACAACGACAGCGCAAGCTAGCCAGATAATCAAAAAAGAGGAAGTCCCAATGACAGCTGCTGTTGCTACTGAAACGGCACAAGCAGTGGTTGCACAGTGGGAGGAGGAAAAGGTGATTCAACCCGTTGGCCAAGATTACGTTGAAGAATTACGTGGCGGTGATG GCAAAATTACCGGCTTTAATTGTCGGCTCTGCGATTGCCGCTTCAACGATGTCAATGCCAAAGATATGCATCTGAAAGGCAGACGTCATAG GATAATGTACAAGAAGAAAGTAGATCCAAATTTGGTGGTAGAAGCCAAAGGTTGGCCGGCCCTCCGTCAGAAAAATAAGACCATGCCCGGCTGGCAAGAAAGACGGAAACCTAATGAAGGTGGCTGGGAAGGTAATGAAAATTACGAAGAAATGCCACAAGCTCCTTCGTCAATGGAAGATGGAAACCAGCCACGTCCTCCAGCCTATTGGGCTAGCCCATCCCGAGGCGGACTTCGACATGGTGGGATCTCAATGGGtctaccaccaccaccacag TATTTCCCTACCGGCTCCTTGCCGATGGGGCTTCCTAATCCAGCTATGCGTAAACCCGAATCCAGTGACGATCGCCACGTCATGGCGAAACATTCAGAGATCTACCCATCG GAAGCCGAATTAGAAGCCATACAGACGCTCGTCTCGTATGTTGAACGCTCATTAAAGTTAGTTTCTGATCAGCTAACGCATCAACCTGAAGACAAAACGAAAGTTTCGGAGACGCAATCATCCAATGACCTTGCTCAATCGCCTGTTCCAGCCGTTGCTGCGCCCGCCGCTTCTCAGGCTGATGTGCCGGTCCCTGTTCCTCCTGTCGCTCCAGCTACCACCCCTACTGCGACCCCCGCCCCAGCGCTTGTTCCAGCTGCAGCAGCCACGAACGGCCCAGCCCAGCCACAGCGGATGTTGAAAGGCGTCATGCGAGTGGGGTTGCTTGCCAAAGGATTACTTTTAAAAGGCGACCGAACTGTTCAGTTGGTCGTCCTCTGCTCTCAGCCACCTACTTATCAGTTGCTCGATAGAGTTGCTCAAGCTCTTCCAGCCCACCTCTCT GTTGTCGCACCATCAATCACGTTCAACGTCGAAACGCTTCCAAATGAAGCAGTTGTCATGGTAAAATCGGTCCAGGGTCATGGCCTGGCGGGTGATATTTTGGTCAAGGTCTCGCTGACGTCCCCCGTTGTCAGGGAAGAGCAACTAGCCGccgccgctgctgctgctaccgTTGCTACCAACGGAACGACTTCTACtg GCAACGACGTTGACATGAAAGATGCCGCTGCTATCAAGGAAGGTCGTCTGAACACCAAAGATTGTTTGCATTCGCTTGCGCTCCTACGCCGAGCCAAATGGTTCCAAGCTAGAGCCAATACTCTTCAAAATTGCGTCCTAGTAATCAGGGTCATGAGGGATTTCTGTATGCGTTCGCCTGTCTGGTCGAATCTGGAACTCtgg GCAATCGAATTGATTGTGGAAAGGGCGGCTTTCAGCGCCGGCACACCGCTCTCTGCAGGCGATGCCCTGCGCCGGGTATTTGAAACAATTTCTGCCGGCATTCTATTAAGCACCAATGACGGTTGGGGTCCTG GTATCGGAGATCCGTGCGAAAAGGACGCTGTTGACGTTTGTAGTAATTTAACTGCACAGGAACGTGAAGATATGACATCGTCCGCCCAG CAAGCGTTGCGTCAAATCGCCTtccgccaaattttcaaagtGCTGGGCATGTCCAAACCTTTGTCATCAGGATCGCGCAGCTTCAATAAAGCTTCACCGGCCGCCGCAGGACCTTCACCTGGCAAAAAGCGTCCCCGTGAAAACTCAACGAGCGACACTATCAGCCCTGAAG CAGGCGAAGTTCCAACAGATCTGAAGAAGGAGAAGATTGAAGGCCAAGATGCTTAA
- the LOC116926755 gene encoding zinc finger RNA-binding protein isoform X5 codes for MASNNPYFNNFIPAGNQQAAGTQAYGASAGPSPGYSAGGHSAPAAGQTSYDTAYPNTAAFAAGYYGFPGKPNYEPSKNYFPGPPGPGKQDGPGLPPTHYQGYEAAFFNAAHAYLHHQPGPKPPQMGGGGGGGQMSGNKSGHGGGQGGPKTRGRYFAGGFNQRWTSSTTQQLHYCEVCKISCASPQTYKDHLDGQKHKKKEAAVRTGLPMVPTPRTGAALHCELCNVTCTSSDAYAAHIRGTKHQKVVKLHTKLGKPIPPAEPQLIHSKTGGSTGTAPATPVTTTTIATTATTVSAVTTTPAVTTTSAATAATPTPTVPAPTSTTAVVKVVAATPKINFLGGNYLNTHVGSKSNGSESEAALVTTTTAQASQIIKKEEVPMTAAVATETAQAVVAQWEEEKVIQPVGQDYVEELRGGDGKITGFNCRLCDCRFNDVNAKDMHLKGRRHRIMYKKKVDPNLVVEAKGWPALRQKNKTMPGWQERRKPNEGGWEGNENYEEMPQAPSSMEDGNQPRPPAYWASPSRGGLRHGGISMGLPPPPQYFPTGSLPMGLPNPAMRKPESSDDRHVMAKHSEIYPSEAELEAIQTLVSYVERSLKLVSDQLTHQPEDKTKVSETQSSNDLAQSPVPAVAAPAASQADVPVPVPPVAPATTPTATPAPALVPAAAATNGPAQPQRMLKGVMRVGLLAKGLLLKGDRTVQLVVLCSQPPTYQLLDRVAQALPAHLSVVAPSITFNVETLPNEAVVMVKSVQGHGLAGDILVKVSLTSPVVREEQLAAAAAAATVATNGTTSTGNDVDMKDAAAIKEGRLNTKDCLHSLALLRRAKWFQARANTLQNCVLVIRVMRDFCMRSPVWSNLELWAIELIVERAAFSAGTPLSAGDALRRVFETISAGILLSTNDGIGDPCEKDAVDVCSNLTAQEREDMTSSAQQALRQIAFRQIFKVLGMSKPLSSGSRSFNKASPAAAGPSPGKKRPRENSTSDTISPEAGEVPTDLKKEKIEGQDA; via the exons ATGGCATCCAACAACCCGTACTTTAACAACTTCATCCCGGCTGGAAATCAACAAGC AGCTGGGACGCAAGCGTACGGAGCTTCGGCCGGACCAAGCCCGGGCTATTCCGCCGGTGGCCACTCGGCCCCGGCTGCGGGCCAAACCTCCTACGACACGGCCTATCCTAACACGGCGGCTTTTGCTG CAGGCTATTATGGTTTCCCTGGCAAACCAAACTATGAACCATCAAAAAACTATTTCCCAGGACCACCAG GACCAGGTAAGCAGGATGGACCAGGACTACCTCCAACTCATTATCAAGGGTATGAAGCAGCTTTCTTCAATGCAGCGCATGCTTACTTGCATCATCAGCCTGGACCTAAGCCACCCCAAATGGGTGGAGGGGGTGGAGGAGGCCAAATGTCCGGAAACAAATCTGGTCACGGTGGCGGACAAGGTGGGCCGAAAACCCGTGGTCGTTACTTCGCCGGTGGTTTCAATCAGCGTTGGACCAGCAGTACGACTCAACAACTCCATTACTGTGAAGTTTGCAAAATTTCCTGTGCAA GTCCTCAGACTTACAAAGACCATTTGGATGGTCAAAAGCACAAGAAAAAGGAGGCAGCCGTCCGTACTGGCCTCCCTATG GTTCCCACCCCTAGGACTGGAGCTGCCTTGCACTGTGAACTTTGCAATGTGACGTGCACTTCTTCAGATGCCTATGCAGCGCACATTCGTGGAACAAAACATCAAAAG GTCGTTAAATTACACACGAAACTAGGCAAACCAATCCCTCCAGCAGAACCACAGTTGATTCATTCGAAAACGGGTGGCTCAACTGGAACCGCACCGGCTACACCAGTTACTACAACTACTATAGCCACTACAGCCACAACGGTCAGCGCGGTGACCACTACGCCTGCTGTTACCACTACATCCGCCGCAACGGCCGCTACCCCTACACCTACGGTACCTGCACCTACATCTACAACAGCAGTCGTCAAAGTAGTGGCTGCAACGCCTAAAATCAATTTTCTGG GTGGAAACTATTTAAATACTCATGTTGGATCAAAATCTAACGGATCTGAAAGTGAGGCTGCGCTCGTTACGACAACGACAGCGCAAGCTAGCCAGATAATCAAAAAAGAGGAAGTCCCAATGACAGCTGCTGTTGCTACTGAAACGGCACAAGCAGTGGTTGCACAGTGGGAGGAGGAAAAGGTGATTCAACCCGTTGGCCAAGATTACGTTGAAGAATTACGTGGCGGTGATG GCAAAATTACCGGCTTTAATTGTCGGCTCTGCGATTGCCGCTTCAACGATGTCAATGCCAAAGATATGCATCTGAAAGGCAGACGTCATAG GATAATGTACAAGAAGAAAGTAGATCCAAATTTGGTGGTAGAAGCCAAAGGTTGGCCGGCCCTCCGTCAGAAAAATAAGACCATGCCCGGCTGGCAAGAAAGACGGAAACCTAATGAAGGTGGCTGGGAAGGTAATGAAAATTACGAAGAAATGCCACAAGCTCCTTCGTCAATGGAAGATGGAAACCAGCCACGTCCTCCAGCCTATTGGGCTAGCCCATCCCGAGGCGGACTTCGACATGGTGGGATCTCAATGGGtctaccaccaccaccacag TATTTCCCTACCGGCTCCTTGCCGATGGGGCTTCCTAATCCAGCTATGCGTAAACCCGAATCCAGTGACGATCGCCACGTCATGGCGAAACATTCAGAGATCTACCCATCG GAAGCCGAATTAGAAGCCATACAGACGCTCGTCTCGTATGTTGAACGCTCATTAAAGTTAGTTTCTGATCAGCTAACGCATCAACCTGAAGACAAAACGAAAGTTTCGGAGACGCAATCATCCAATGACCTTGCTCAATCGCCTGTTCCAGCCGTTGCTGCGCCCGCCGCTTCTCAGGCTGATGTGCCGGTCCCTGTTCCTCCTGTCGCTCCAGCTACCACCCCTACTGCGACCCCCGCCCCAGCGCTTGTTCCAGCTGCAGCAGCCACGAACGGCCCAGCCCAGCCACAGCGGATGTTGAAAGGCGTCATGCGAGTGGGGTTGCTTGCCAAAGGATTACTTTTAAAAGGCGACCGAACTGTTCAGTTGGTCGTCCTCTGCTCTCAGCCACCTACTTATCAGTTGCTCGATAGAGTTGCTCAAGCTCTTCCAGCCCACCTCTCT GTTGTCGCACCATCAATCACGTTCAACGTCGAAACGCTTCCAAATGAAGCAGTTGTCATGGTAAAATCGGTCCAGGGTCATGGCCTGGCGGGTGATATTTTGGTCAAGGTCTCGCTGACGTCCCCCGTTGTCAGGGAAGAGCAACTAGCCGccgccgctgctgctgctaccgTTGCTACCAACGGAACGACTTCTACtg GCAACGACGTTGACATGAAAGATGCCGCTGCTATCAAGGAAGGTCGTCTGAACACCAAAGATTGTTTGCATTCGCTTGCGCTCCTACGCCGAGCCAAATGGTTCCAAGCTAGAGCCAATACTCTTCAAAATTGCGTCCTAGTAATCAGGGTCATGAGGGATTTCTGTATGCGTTCGCCTGTCTGGTCGAATCTGGAACTCtgg GCAATCGAATTGATTGTGGAAAGGGCGGCTTTCAGCGCCGGCACACCGCTCTCTGCAGGCGATGCCCTGCGCCGGGTATTTGAAACAATTTCTGCCGGCATTCTATTAAGCACCAATGACG GTATCGGAGATCCGTGCGAAAAGGACGCTGTTGACGTTTGTAGTAATTTAACTGCACAGGAACGTGAAGATATGACATCGTCCGCCCAG CAAGCGTTGCGTCAAATCGCCTtccgccaaattttcaaagtGCTGGGCATGTCCAAACCTTTGTCATCAGGATCGCGCAGCTTCAATAAAGCTTCACCGGCCGCCGCAGGACCTTCACCTGGCAAAAAGCGTCCCCGTGAAAACTCAACGAGCGACACTATCAGCCCTGAAG CAGGCGAAGTTCCAACAGATCTGAAGAAGGAGAAGATTGAAGGCCAAGATGCTTAA